From a single Luteolibacter flavescens genomic region:
- the tnpA gene encoding IS200/IS605 family transposase, producing MPQSLSRVLVHLVFSTKNREPVLSATLQAELHPYLAGILDRIDCPSLRTGGVEDHVHMLFGLSRTKTIADVVETVKTASSKWLKARDPRLAGFHWQAGYAAFSVSQSDAEKVVDYIAGQAEHHRKRTFQEEYRLLLAKYHVAFDEQYVWD from the coding sequence ATGCCGCAGTCCCTCTCCCGCGTCCTTGTCCATCTGGTCTTCAGCACGAAAAATCGTGAGCCGGTGTTATCCGCCACGCTCCAGGCAGAACTTCATCCCTATCTCGCGGGGATCTTGGATCGCATCGATTGTCCGTCGTTGCGGACGGGCGGGGTGGAGGATCACGTCCACATGCTATTCGGCCTCTCGCGGACGAAGACCATCGCCGACGTGGTGGAGACGGTGAAAACGGCGTCTTCGAAATGGCTCAAGGCAAGGGATCCTCGTCTGGCGGGCTTTCATTGGCAGGCGGGTTATGCAGCGTTTTCCGTCAGCCAGTCGGATGCGGAGAAGGTGGTGGATTACATTGCCGGGCAAGCGGAGCATCACCGGAAGCGGACCTTTCAAGAGGAATACCGGCTGTTGTTGGCGAAGTACCACGTGGCGTTCGATGAGCAGTACGTTTGGGATTG